Proteins encoded by one window of Chondromyces crocatus:
- a CDS encoding lipase secretion chaperone has protein sequence MAARWQKAVGAGVLVAGAAALWLHGGNASSSGPLGASRAEAAATSAGTRSLGSRATAPAALPSAQKPVSEGAIAAQSPRSLQGTDVDDALRVDDRGRLILGPEVIRFFNYFLSATGEESDETIRARILAAIRERLDEPAAGQAEALLGRYLALREASRDMSDRLTQEAEPSARLEVIRRMRREHFTSDEAEALFGAEEQESSVAAAQSEVMRNERLSAEERDAKLDALEAQLPEAAREARAEARRPAEQLAEEEAMRAEGATAAELHKHRVATVGVEAAGRLQALDQERNAWEQRLEAFRQEREKLTRAMGDGDAQTVAVLGLLERSFSPPEQLRVRAMLKMRGEPIEM, from the coding sequence GTGGCGGCGAGATGGCAGAAGGCGGTCGGGGCGGGGGTGCTCGTCGCAGGCGCTGCGGCGCTCTGGCTCCACGGTGGCAATGCGTCGTCTTCGGGTCCGCTCGGCGCGTCTCGCGCGGAGGCGGCGGCGACGTCGGCGGGGACGCGGTCGCTCGGGTCACGCGCCACCGCACCTGCCGCGCTGCCGAGCGCGCAGAAGCCGGTGAGCGAGGGGGCCATCGCCGCGCAGTCACCGCGCTCCCTCCAGGGGACGGACGTCGACGACGCGCTGCGCGTCGACGATCGGGGGCGGCTGATCCTCGGGCCGGAGGTGATCCGGTTCTTCAACTACTTCCTGTCGGCGACGGGCGAGGAGTCGGACGAGACGATCCGGGCGCGGATCCTCGCGGCCATCCGCGAGCGGCTCGACGAGCCGGCGGCAGGTCAGGCGGAGGCGTTGCTCGGCAGGTACCTGGCGCTGCGCGAGGCGTCACGCGACATGAGCGACCGGCTGACGCAGGAGGCGGAGCCGTCGGCGCGGCTGGAGGTCATCCGGCGGATGCGGCGGGAGCACTTCACGTCGGACGAGGCGGAGGCGCTGTTCGGCGCCGAGGAGCAGGAGTCCTCGGTGGCGGCAGCGCAGAGCGAGGTGATGCGCAACGAGCGTCTGTCGGCCGAGGAGCGGGACGCGAAGCTGGACGCGCTGGAGGCGCAGCTGCCCGAGGCAGCGCGGGAGGCGCGTGCAGAGGCGAGGCGGCCCGCCGAGCAGCTCGCCGAGGAAGAGGCGATGCGGGCAGAGGGGGCGACGGCCGCGGAACTCCACAAGCACCGGGTGGCGACGGTGGGCGTCGAGGCGGCGGGGCGGTTGCAAGCGCTGGATCAGGAGCGCAATGCCTGGGAGCAGCGGCTGGAGGCGTTCCGGCAAGAGCGGGAGAAGCTCACGCGCGCAATGGGCGACGGTGACGCGCAGACGGTGGCGGTGCTCGGTCTGCTGGAGCGGTCGTTCTCACCGCCGGAGCAGCTGCGGGTGCGGGCGATGCTGAAGATGCGGGGCGAGCCGATCGAGATGTGA